The Pyrus communis chromosome 14, drPyrComm1.1, whole genome shotgun sequence sequence AAAATAGAGTTGTAGATAGCTACTTTGATAGTGATAACGATGTCTTTGATCACCAGAAGAATGCCAATAGAAAAGGACAGGTTTCTAAGATGGAACCGAGTTCCAGCACTCGGAATTCCTCTGTGAAGCCTTTCTTGAAACGACACTTCTCGCTTGGATCAAGGTGGAGTAGATCCCTATCGGAAAACGATTCTGCTAGGAGGAAGGGGTTTTGGGCCAGATAGCTCAACGATTGGTCTCCCCAACCCCAGCTGGTATGAAAGATGCAAGCACAATGTTACATTTTCTTCTGAAATTTGTAGTCTAAGCTTCAATAATAAATTAAGTCTCATTTCGAAAGTTTCTTTCCGCGGAGTTCCCATATATCCGTCGTATAACATTTGCTTGTGCATGCTTACATGCTCGGGGATTCATCGACTGTCGTAGGTTCAGAGAAAGATGGGACCCGATGAGGATGCCCTtaattttaatgttaattttgcTGAAAATATCATACCTTTCTTTACTGTAGAGATTAGTGGTGAGATTGAGAATAAATGAAATCTTCCAATTCTTCGCTTTTTGTTCTGCATTTGGTAGATCAATTCAGCGTTGGATGGGGACCAATGtagcaatttttgtttttttttaacaaacgatattatctgcaCTAAAACCATCTCAAACCGAaagggctaaacatagccctcaAAGTatgaccatctccaaccgaataaGCTAAACATAGCatccttaataatttattagttttaagtttatactttaaatttagtGGTTAATGTAATTAAACTAACGTTGGATGTTTTTAAATCTTGTCGTTGAATTTGTATCCATTATTGCAATTAAGTAGCTAGGTCTCAAAAAAAGGgctaaggccatctctaactgAGTCGGTTAAAAGGTTATAGGCCAAAACATAGTTTGTTTTGACACAAAACTTCTCTTTAATGAAGGGTTAGGTCAAAAAAATTTGAGACCAACTAGGCCAAAATATAGCCACATGGCCAAAGGGCTATGCAAACATAGCCAGCAAACCAACCCCAAAAGTTGGGGCCAATTGTTTTGCTAGTTGACGTTAtatagctttttttttatttaaaggaaaactaatgaaaatgacttgaaaactttgagttttaatgataatgacaaaataaatggtaaagtgaatagtaccaagattgactttttagtgtaaaaatgtggtttttcgttaaagtgaacagtaccgggagtttttcgttaaagttcccctttttttttaagaagaaattaaaaaaaaaattaaaaattctaaaattttcctataaatacctaagccatttctacaccatttctcacattaTTTTCACCCTTCCATAGTATCTCACCTCATTTTAATGTCTAAGTTGTTAACAtgcaagtaaaattaaaatatttaataacatgaaacttaaaacaacatTTAATGACAAGTAGCCCGCAAAAAATGTCctgaaaccttattttaatattgtagtttaatccaattaaccaataaaattaaagaacaaacttaaaataataaattattgaggaggTTAAAAAATAGCCTCTTTCGTTTGGAGATTTTACATAGATATGCCCtggcattgttcattaaaaaataatttcttgcaagGCTATAATCTGGATGGAGGCTAAACGTAgctccttcggttggagatagcctaaAAGGGGGTTACATGTGACAAGCCTAATGCCCATTTGGCCAAATAATGGTATGGCTGCTTTATAGAATTATAGCACAACCCTCCATTGTATATGAGTTTTTGAGAAAATCAAGCTATTTTTTGGTAAGTgataaattttaacaaaaaaaaaaatgaaaaagaaaattagaaaatctAACCGTAGGTGGTAATGGCCATTAATAAGAAGTCAATGGGATAGTTGGTCAAATAAAAATTGAGTGGGTAAATTGAGTTAATGAGGGACTAAAAGGGAAATCGGCTAATACCTCTTTAAATAATCATTTACATAACTTTCTATCTCACATCACCTACACTGTTTTAACCTTAAGTTGATCGATCCATCCGTTGGAATTAGTGTTTGGGGGTGATAATTACTTTGGGCTTGATTTAATTAGgcccagaccattcaaagacCATTGAACCCTTGTTGGGTATTTGATTTTGGCAAAATCTGTGGcccaaatatttttaaatattatgaCGTGGCAGCTAGCCTACGATGATCAGAAGAATTTTGCAGGAAAAAAAGGGTCTTTCAATGGCAAAAACTAGTAAATAAAGAAGAATCAACTTGCCTAAGATAGTCACATCAACCAGCAAGAGAATCAGTGGAAAAGGACACCCAACTAAAGAACTCCCAGCTACTGCTTTCTTGATGCTTTAGTTTATCATTTGAGTTTGTTTTCAATGGCTGCCATGAGTCTTTCATTCCAAGCTATCATTTATCCCTTTGCACTAATTACTTTGTCTTTCCTTACTGCTCAAGTAAGCTTCATAAATTGTGATTGTTAACAAACTTGGGCCTTATTATTAGTATACAACGCAAACTAAAAGTCTTTGGTCAcaaggcatagaaaagaacCTTTTTATGGACTTAACCCATCAACAAACAATCCCTTGAATTAAAAGGTTTTTGAGTAGCCTGTGGCGCAATAATTCAACATATTCACGATTAAATAACTCATATCTGTTGATCTAAGCCAACTCTAGCACGCTCAACATAATTTAGTTTTGATAAGAGAGCCTGATAGCCTACCACAGGCTCCACAAAAGACACCTTTCAAACAAGTCCCGGAATTTACAAGTGCGGACCAAAGGGGAGTAGTGTGAGGCACATCCAAAGCCGAACAATTAGCCTTCTGGCAATCTGCCTACGGCATCCAAATTTCATCAAAGTATAGGCACAACAGAAGACAGTAGAACCAAAATGATTTTCTTTAGTGTTTCATTAccttaagaaaaataaaactttaacgTTACAGCTGTCCAAGGAAACACCCGATGTTCGTCACTACCCAGGGTCACCGCAGTGCCCACCTAGCTAGTAAAGAtaaattcaaatttactttgCTCCTATGAAGCCAAAATAAACCTTTAAACTTGCTACTCGGTAGCGTCGGGCCTGCGGTATGGCATGTATCTGTGGTCCTTTGCTGCATTCTTCCTGCGCCTTTTCTCAATGAAGGCTTCGAGCTTGCCAGATGCCTGGTCATGCAAACGGATGACATTATTTGCCAATGCCAAAGCCATCATGACTAAGTACTAATCTCTCACAAAGCTATTTTTCAACATTATGACAAAAGGAAAACATGTTACCTTGAGTTGTTTATACTTCTCCACGAGTCTTTTCTTTCGGATCTCAGCTGCGAATAATAGAAGAATGAAACGTCAATTGGAATTTAATTTTGATCTACTCATCTTATGATCTCATTTAATCAAGTGTTACTAGAGCAATATCTCAATAGAACTCATGCCGAAAACCTATACTGGGTTTTGACAGTCTATACTTCTGGGTAGCACTCATCAGTTACAATAAGCAGAAAAAACATAGTGAAACATCTGTATTCAGAAACTCAAGGCTCTTCATGTGATCATTTGGAGCCCAATTTTACGTTTTTAGCTTTGTTTAGGATGACAATTTATATTTCTGAATCAAAGAgcaaagggtgatttggactcGTCCTATTTGTTCCAAGAAATGGTAGCCAGAGAAAAAATTGTGTCACAGTTCCAGTTAGCAGCAATACAAGTTTTTGGGTGATGGCCACGCAGAACTTTGCACTGGTCATGGTTGAGAGTCTTGTAACGTTCATTCTTGTAAAGTTATCTGGGTCTTGTTGTTAATCCTAGGTATTTGGTGGTCTGGTAAATAATTGTAGTTTTCTTATGATGCTTGCTCATAAGTGATTAAAAGACAGCATTACCTTAATGAGCTGGCAGATACATTTAAGGCAATGTTGTATACAATTCGCTGATGTGCAATTATTTTAAGAAAGCTACATGTAGCTTCCATACCACCAACAAACTACAATTATGAATTGCCACCCGTGCAAGATTTTAAGAATGAACATCTAAAGATTCTCAACCATGACCAAGGAAACGTCCTGGAAACCTCAATATCAGTTACTATTGTTGCTCCCTAGAATTGTgatagaaaattttgaaacaaaaaaatatatatttttcttgtatCTGCTATGTGCTGACTAGAAGTACATACTATTTGAACCGAACGCAGATGAACATGCACACACAGGTGgaaagggagcaagaaagggcattaCATTTCTTAAGGAAAAAGGGTTGCTTCCCTTCCTTTGCTGctttcctctcttttttcttgTGCTCAGTCAGTATTGCAGCTTCAGTATGCTTTGAATCAGATTTTAGCTGTTTATCCTAcaaagacacaaaaacaaagataaatgAATAGTTAAAGAACCAGTAATTCTAATTTTCCAAAGCAAATTTAAAGTTAAAAGGACTATATAACATGGTCGCATAAATGAGGGAGTGTCAAATATTTACATAAAGGCAAGCACTTACAATCAAAGATAtgtgtttctttagttcttCAATGGTTTCTGGGTCCTTAGATTTCTTGATTTGCTTCTGTAGTTCCTGTAATATTCAAACCAAAACTAAGCGAGAGAAAAGGTGTATAGATGATACTGAATATATATATGACTTATTTAAGAAACTTTACCTCTTTTTCGGCAGGAAGCTCCTCCTCAAATAAAAAGCGATATTTCTTCCTAAACCTGTTGAATGCATGttattccctcttttttttttcatttttgtaagaaacaaaattttgctGAAGTCAAAACAGTTACAAGTTCAACAACAAGTTGTCCACTACCCgtaaaacaataaacaaaaaataagccAACGCAGTAAAGTTTATCTATCATACAACAACCGTAAAATCAAGATCACAACATCTTTCCAATCTTCAAAATAGCAACAACAAAAAACGAGTTTTCTGAAACTCGACATTAAACACCATAGTGATGTCAAAAACCTTCCCATCCCATAAGACCCCTTCTCCACATGTTACTAACCAGCTTCaagaaaaaatcaataaacataAAACTCCGGTAAAAGTTTTGCCAGGGAGAGAGAAAGCATACCGATCAACATCAAGTTCTCCACATAAAGATTCGAAACGTGGGTCCCGTACCACCTGAACATAGCAAGAAACAATTCCAACCAAGGTATATAAATTGCTTTCTACTGACTGAATTCTACAAGTTTTACACTAATCGAAGTACACGTAAGCCAGTACTCCAATATCAATGAATTGCCTAAATTGATTAAGTATGGAAACACCTAGCTTTTATCATAGAAGTGACTCACAAATTTGATCATCGATTTCTAGCTTTATCACAACTTTGACAAATCAAACCTAGCAGGATAAATGAATCCTGTAAGAAAAGCTACATGAAATACTATACCACCTAATTCCGATTCATCGCGCTTAAATCATACCAGGTTTTGAATCCAAATAGTTCAGGGCAATTACACAACAACAGAGTATAGTTATTTAAAgttaactttcttcatggtaaaATATTTGTAATTACCATTCTTTTCTAATGAAAACTTTTACAACCCAATAGAAAACAGAAAGGGTTACGGAAAATAAGAATGAATCTTAATGAAGTCATCATACAAATCATAACAAACGCCATATCAAAATCTCACCTTTTTTGAACCTTGAATGACTTCTCGAAATCTAGGGACAGGCTTCGTGCAAGTAACCTCCATCGGCCttcacaaacacacaaacataTTCATCTGTTTAACTACAAAACATATGAACCAACAAAACAATCCAATGTAAGCTGAAATTACCGGTTCTTGTTCGCCCGGCCACCCTTCTTCTCTTCTTTAGGCTTAAGGTGGACTAAATGTGACCCGTTCGAGCGTGCCTTCTGCAGTTCCCCAAATGTCACATCTGCAAGCGCCTGCTCTATCTCCTCCTCctataacaaataaaaatacgcaaattaaatacaaaaattcaattgttcttcaaattaaAGCAACAAAAATACTAATAAATTACGCTGCTTTGGATCACTTACATCCTCAGAAGACGAAGATTCAGGTTCTTCGAACTTTGTTTTGGTTGGCATTCCCATCGAGGTACCAGGTTTTAACATTCTGATTCTCTGAGTTAGAAAAGGATTATATGGCCTTTACCCTAAAATTGAAACCAAGGTCTCATTACTACCAACAAAAGCATAAATACTGGACAAAATTCATGAGGTAAATACTGAACACCATCCACAAAAAGAGGAAGCaaaataatcatataaatcaaaacagaaaatagaAATTAGTTACCCAAATATTTCATACCTGAGAATCGGTGTCTCTTCAGTATCGGGTGAAGCAGAGATGTGAGCGGTGTAGTGGGTGAGAAAGATGGAAGCTGCTGGTGTGGTGTGCGAGGCGGCGGCTGGTCTGGTTGATGGGAGGGAATGGTTTTGCTGTTGCTGCGCGGGGTTTGTCTTGTGCcggctgatttttatttttttttgtttttttctcttttcagtACTTTACTATTATATGCCTAGACGCAAAGTATATGCCCAAACACAAAATGTgtgaaatgtttttgttttgtttttaaaattgaacgAGAGAgtaagagagtgagagagtacATGAGAGTGGGGAgagaggtgttttttttttttaatttctttaattagaGATGATGAAATCAcagatttaaataaaaaacagcaaaatttattttgtgaaaattacattattgtccttgatttttgttgtgatagaagacaaaaatatatttttacccCGTATTGGTTGTCAAATaggattttattaatatgtagtttagataacATCTCATGTGTAGAAAAGTGATGGTAAAGATTCTAGAAATTGTCCctgtacttttatttattttatatatatatatatatatatatgaggttAGATAGTTTTTTCCTCCAGCGATAAGGTTCTTCCTCCTATAATTTGTATAACTTTTGTAATGCGTTGATTTTTTGGGGGGCtaatttggaatttgattttgcaattctatcttgtttgatttttacaacattttcatgtaaaaaaaaatacaaatttcaaaaaaaaaattgatagtgAAATATGAGAAAACtgttgcaatcatatttagaataggaatgtaattgtgtaaatcctaggagATATGGAAAGTATCGTATATTCCTATTATGactagattacctattaaatgttgtaatcctaaagggaaaggtttttacctattctactactataaataaaggcacaatgggatgAATCAAATACACCTTACAATTAAATCAATATCTCTTCTCTCTTATTGTGGCCgactcccctctctctctaaaccctagatcgttcaatcaaataggcctacaacacgttatcagcacgctcttgccaGAAGCTAAGGAATTGACACATCGTATGAGGAGGCTATCATCCACCAAATTCAAAGGTTTATTTGTTTTCTActaatcaggtacgcttaaaataaaagaagatatttgaaacatccacgaagcatgaaaacattccccatgatgcatgaatccctatatgtttatattttcctttcaataaatatattgtatatgttgatatatttgtcaatatatatatatatttgtttcatgcatcacacaattaaattgttatgtgggATTTGTGAGTCAAactatacaaaataaattagaagcatatttagggtttttcctaaaccctaagggattttttgaaaaaaaaaataggggggAGGTATACCACCGCACCATCATTGTGGAAGCAGCCACCAGGCCTCGCCCTGGCATTCACCTTGGCAGGACCTGAAGTCCCATGCCCATCTTGCTACATTGGCCCACAGCCATGACACCAGCCTTTTGGAGGCTGGGCCTTCACTCGAACCCACATGCCAGCTCACGGGGCTGGGTTTTTGTCCTCTCGTGCATCACCCACAAAGCCAGCTCCTGCTGGGCCTTGTCCCGTGCACCCTCCTTCTGCCCAAACGAAAACCCAGCTACGGCTGGGGGATTTCTTCCACCCCGTGGCCTGTAGCCATGACCCGAGGTCCTTTTTTTGGGCCTTGCCTTATACTTAAGGCACCCAACCCATGCCTCTTACCCATGACACCAAGCCCAAATTATTTTGGGGCTATATTTTTgatccaataatattattttaatattatttagcttCTACAATCGACCCCGTATTGcctgatttattgaattaattaaaagtgacctgcagtccattaatctgataatgaatccaaaattattaccctgaagatcacttttggatattaatgattcaataatttatttttatactttgaaccatcacatactttcgtagtaatgAAGCTCTCACATTTGAGTTCCTGAAGAACCTCAAATCCATTATATTCAAATTAGTATATTGCattttgtgtttcttgcaggaacctctcattatgaactaattgttcacaaaactaaattgaacctgtagtttcaaatttagtacctttgaaacccaaagttttcttcaaaacataccacatgaaacctgtaattttcatgcataaattaaaccaatacatgtttaTAGAACCTAtatgttctacgatatatgtctatggcttaccatatgattttagggacatgttgaacttgaacaagctcgatttctccGCTCTAGAAGTCTTTGGAAGAAACTATctaaagtgggttcaagacatGAAGCTTCATTTAACTGCAAAGGGCATTAGAGCCACCATCGAGGCACCTATCGCCGATAAACCTGTTGACGAAGCTCAGAAGGCTattgcaatgatcttcattcgaagaaaCATCCATGATGCATTGCAGACTGAATATCTTGCTAAGGAGGACCCACGCACCCTCTGGCTTGCTCTGGCTGACTgtttcgatcaccagaaagacatatACTTGCTTGAAGCAAGACACAACTGGTAGCATCTTCGCTTTCAGGACTTTAAgtccgtgaatgaatacaactctaaagtttgtagaatccaTTCTTTGTTGAAATTCTGCAAAGTGGAAATAACCGAATCAGATCACCTGGAAAAAACCTATTAgaccttccatgccaccaatattgtcctgcagcaacaatatagggcataaaaattcaccaagttttccgatttgatctctgttttacttctcactgaaaagcaaaaccagcttctgatgaagaatcatcaagctcgaccaaCTGGCTCGAATGCCGCGCATGAAGCGCATGAGACCTATTCTAGTAGCCATCAACCACGAAAGAATCGTCGTGGCCGTGGCAATGGGCGACAAGTCCAACCATGGGCCCAAGGTCAACAAAGTGCTGCACCTAAGGGAAAAAATATGACTCAGCAGCGTCCACCACTCGCCCCTAAgaccccaaacttcaagaacaagggcaagGCTCCCGTTCAGCCCGCTTCTATTGAACTGGACATGTGTTATTGTTGTGGATCAAGggatcattggtcacgcgtATGCCGAGCTTCCCCTGAAGCTATTaccaagtatcattcccgtcgtgagtctaactttgcacatgtggaTCATTCGGAAGATGCAACTATATCAATGGAGATATCGGATTTTCAGGAAGTGTCAATGCTTATGGATGAATAAgttagacatgtttttagggtgtttacccctagtggccAAACCTACTAGGAGTGGCCGGCCCTACCCCCTATTcgctaggtttatggtttaattttgaacaattttcctaagtattttgaataatttgtttagttttggtttgatttgaattatggattgttatttgaatggatattattcTCTCGAATtacttaattgaatgaatggacttatatctatgcatgtgaccaattcaatcaatatatttctaggtatgtctagtgaggaagttagttgtctggcagatagtgcaaccatgcacaccatcttgcgtgaaaaacactattttactaactgcATACCTAAGAAAGCTTATTTGACAACTCTCTCAGgctcatccaacctgattgaaggatatgGAAAGGCACGtatcatgttgtccaatggtacaattctGACCGTTAATGAGGCACTTTACTCTCCATGTTCCAGAAGAACGTTGCtcagttttagagatattcgagataatcaatatgattttgaaaccactgaagatcatggttctgaatttctttgtatcacttcgtaTGTATATGGCCAAAAGCATATTCACAAGAAGTTGGAACACTTGCTGAGTGGGttatacatcacaaccattcgcAACATAGAAGCCCACATTGTGGCTGGCTCTATGCCTGAGTTCTAGGACATtttgttgctttggcatgaccgtttggGATATCCTAGACGTGGCATGATGCGCCGTATCCTTAAATCTTCACACAGGCATAAGTTACATCCTTATGTTGGACTCTCGCCATGCAAAGCGTGTTCTTTAAGGAAattgaatactcaaccctcatatacaaagattattcacgacccccctaaatttctttagaggattcaaggggacatttgtggacctatccaaccaatatgcggaccatttagatactttatggtgttggttgatgcatcgacacgatgatcacatgtttgcttgttgtccacatgcAACTCTGCGTTCGCTAAACTCTtagctcaaatcattaagctaagagctcaccaccctgattatacGATCAAGTTGATTCgactggataatgctggagaatttaCATCACAGACTTCTGACGATTATTGTATGCCAGTagggattgatgtggaacatcctatgccccatgttcacacccaaaacggccTGGCAGAAGCCTTCATAAAGCTCGGACTTTAGTTATGAGAACCAAATTGCCCGTATCTGcctggggctatgcaatattgtacgcagctatgttggtctgCCTGAGGCCCACCGCTACCCAACCACATTCACCGTTACAGTTGGTCATTGGATACGAGCCTGGCAGCTCGCATTTACGGGTGTTTTAGTTGTgccatttatgtgccaataaCGTAGAcgctacgtaccaaaatgggtcctcagagaaaaatgggaatctatgtcggttatgatttgCCATCAATTGTTCGATACTTAGAACCCTTGATAGGAGATCTCTTTACTGCACGTTTTGCAGATTGTCATTTTGATGAGACAATCTTCCGGTCATTAGCGGGAGATAAGCATGTTAACGTTCTCGTAGAACACCGCGAATTATCGTAgtatgctcccactatgtctcatttagatccccgtaCTGCCCAATCTGAAACTAAGGTACGacgaattatagatcttcagagcattgctcaaagcatgggggatgcttttaatgatctagcaaaggtgacaaTATCATATATACCCGTTGCAAACAcacctgcaaggatagatgtacccTGCGTAAGTTAACAACTTGCCTGGGAAGGCCAGACCATCCCCGAAGGTGGGGAGGCCACACCCTCCACGTGGCAAAGtacattagcggctagccaatcaccTGCTCTAACCTTGAAGCGTGGCAAaccccttggttcaaaggattcacaacctcgGAAGACGAAAATGGCATTAACTAGTAACCTTAGTTTGAATCTGACCATCGCTCACTCATCCgttccaacgcatgaggttattctaaaTTACGATGATGCTTTAAATGAAACATGTCGGTCtcccgagaatcgtgagatttcggtccactaCACAGTATTAGATGAGGTTTAgaatagaaatgagatgatcgtcgacgatgcattctcgtactcagtagctactgacatcatgcttagcggTGATATTGAACTATGTGCCGTCGATGAATGCCGacgtagaaccgattggtcaa is a genomic window containing:
- the LOC137715959 gene encoding uncharacterized protein, which codes for MLKPGTSMGMPTKTKFEEPESSSSEDEEEIEQALADVTFGELQKARSNGSHLVHLKPKEEKKGGRANKNRPMEVTCTKPVPRFREVIQGSKKVVRDPRFESLCGELDVDRFRKKYRFLFEEELPAEKEELQKQIKKSKDPETIEELKKHISLIDKQLKSDSKHTEAAILTEHKKKERKAAKEGKQPFFLKKSEIRKKRLVEKYKQLKASGKLEAFIEKRRRKNAAKDHRYMPYRRPDATE